The DNA region TTTTAGTTTGTGTGTGCAGCTTACTttgaacatttattttattccttttctGAAAGAAAGGCAAAACCAAACAAGGACACAATGGGGAAACATGTAGTCTTGGCTCTTCTTTACATATGCACctgctttttcatattttgtctcTAATGAAATCATTAGTCAAGGTCCTAAAGGATCCACCTTAATCAATCTCTCAAAgcaacaaaagataaaaaagtatTCATGTGAAAAATAATTGGGAAATTAGTTTAAAGAATGTATTGTCTTTCCATCTTCATAAAGCAAACCCACTTCCATCAACATACCTTTCCTCCCTTTTAAACCAAGTGTCTTCTTCCACATTAAGTTTTGCATCCCCATCACTTCACAACCAAGAAATTTAGCTCCTTCAGTCTACTACATAATATGCATCAACATCACTTTCTTCACAATTTCACAATTGACAATAAACTGTCTGTTCTCCACACATCCACTTTCAGAAAATAGCTAATTAAGAGAGcagaagaaataaagaaagatgAGTGCAGATTGGGGACCGGTAGTTGTCTCTGTAGTTCTGTTCATCCTTCTGTCTCCAGGGCTTCTCTTCCAGCTACCAGCAAGAACCAGGATCATTGAATTCGGAAACATGTACACCAGTGGAATTGCCATCCTCATTCATGCCATTATATACTTCTGCATAATCACTATCTTGATCATTGCAGTTGGCATTCACATACATTCTGATTGACCAACTTTATTCTATCCTCAACATTTCTtccactttattttttttttttttaactttttcagaTGAAGTTGGGGCATCTAATTCTAATTCTACCTTCCTTGtctattctaattttatttttctttacatgACCCAATTGTTCATGGTTTCATTGTTGTATGGTGGCGTGTGTATTCTGTTAAACATGGAAAGAAATGTATAATAAAGAATCTTTTTCACTATAATTGCCAATTATACATGAAATATGATTAATCCTGGATGAGTGGATGTTGCAGGGTGTTATAGATTTCAGTTTTTGCACTTTAACCCAAAGAAAAGAGTGTCATTCTGCCCTTGGGGTAGTTTGAATGACAATGGAAAGGGTTCCATGTCTGAGTTCAAATCCTCGTCAACTACATTTCAAAACGGAAGGGGTTTCATGTATGGGTCCAAATCCTCTTCGACTACATCTCAAAATTAAACTGTTGAATGTTCTTATGAGTCTCACAGACCACTTAGCCTTCCATACATCCATAGCTAGGTTAGCATTCTTACTCAAGGATGCAGAGCAATGCAACCTTCAAAGAAACAGAATACAAAGTTCTAACTTAAAAGTTCTTCTAAAGGTTTACAACTAACACAACCAAGCAACatttcattgaaattaaatGATGCAAAAACTTGAAGCGAAATGTCAAAAAATCAGCCATACCAAACTTCCAAAAATTAACTGAACACAGAGGCAAATACACATAGCAAAATTAATCTCCAAATCTGTCATTTTTTACTTCAATATTCTTTCTTAAGCTCATACACCAGGCTTTGGTCTAACCCAATtgaaataatacaaacaaaaccCAAAATCGACATCCCACATTCAGATCTGTTATATAGAAGCTAACACAACTACAAACGAAAAGGAACCAAGACTCATACCCAGAAACCCGGTAGCCGGTTCATCCGGTGTAGATATGAACGTGAACGGCCAAGATGAGGATGGCATAGAGCGCAAAGAAGATAAGAGTGTGAACAGCAATAGCTTTGCCATTGGTCTTCATGCTGCCAAACTCCAACGGGCGGCTGTGTCCCGGTAACTGAAACAAAAGCCCCGGTTGCAGCAAAACAAAGAGCACCACACCGATAATAACAGGGCCCCAGTCAGCCATGGTTAAAAGATGAAGAAACGATTAAAGAAATGAGGTGACAGGCCGCTAGCTTTACTGAAACGCTAGAAAATGAAGGAACACCCGATTAAGTGAAAACGAGTTAAAGAGTAAAACTGAAAGTGATAGTTTGGGAATAATAGTTTTTGCAAACACGAGAAATTATTGACTCGGTTGTGGGGCGTGAGCTGTCTGCTCGAGATTAAACGGCTTTATTAAACAGAACCACGTCGTCGTTTTGCGATGTCGTGGTGGGACATTTTCTTGATTGAAATTACTGATatagtcatttaaaaaaaatgactgCCTAATTTTAGATTTGGTAGATCACATCATgccattttatttatatgacatcagtttaaattttaaagtataaaccttctatttaaattaaaattatattaaaatttccaattttaatataactttTTGTATTCAAAcgtgaatttatttattaattttactttttaaaatatttttagtattttaatttctttattaagttatttcaatttattattattaaatattatataaccaaaatttttaaaatacatcaataattttataaattaaatcatattattactatcaaataataaaataaagtatttaaataaaaataaaaataatatgagtaattataattatatgtaatctaTCAGAATTTCGATTGTTGTTGATATTATCTATCGGTATTTCTATAATTCATTATCAACAagttttactaaaataatatttttctaaacatTTGAGTTACTTTGGAttacttcaaataattttatgttaatcttaatattatctaatttaattttgagtcttataaaattgatccaaaataaatttcgtataaaaaacttaattttaatttaatttttttaatatatcaaattaaccaaatattttgaaaatgctGACTCTACCGAATTTATTCTTTCTAGTTGTGAATTCCCTACGGAAAGAGGGAAAAGGTAAAGAGAATGAGATAATGGACCCAGTTTCTTCCAAGCCCTGTATTGGACTAAGTTCCTGGTTCGATCGTTAAACAATTATACTCTTTGGAAAAAGCCTAAAGAGTGGCAGAAATGGATGGTGATGGAAGCATTAAAACACCAACCACTAGCAGTTGTGAGCTATTTTCAATTGATTACAAAGACAATATGATTGATTCTACTTCACataatttacataaaataacGCTATCCCTTATCCCCAAAAAACTTTTTATTGCTTTATGGGATTCCTATTTTTGGCTTTATGGAGTTGGACCAATAATGTTGCAGCCTTCTTTATATGCCAGCTGCTCTATTATTCTACAAGGGTTGAAGCTCTTTGCTCAACTGAGAAGAGAGAAGTTTAAGTTTGTTTGTACTGTTGTTGAAGTTTAGGATGCAGGATTGGGCTGCTCCACTGATAGCTGCGGCTCTGTTTGCGTTTCTGGCACCTGGGTTGTTGCTGCAAATCCCTGGAAGGAATCGACCCGTCGATTTTTTAAACATGAAGACAAGTGTGGCTGCCATTTTTGTGCATACCATTCTCTATggtttgtttcttattttatttcttatcgTTCTTCATGTGCATCTTTACGCCTAGAAAGCTAAAAAAGTCTCTGAAAGTTGAGTAAATTAATGCATACACCTTCTTGGCTTACTCCCTACTTCTTACTTCAATTTACTGTGTTGCATCagtaaggttggattcgagctcAGTTCGTTTTATCATAGAACCagatttgagcttgagtttgagcgTATTTCAAATGTATTCAAACCAatacaaatttgagttttaagtttagtttgatactaaaatgatatcgtttaaACACATATCGATTCAAActtatcgttttgtatcaaagaTTGATAAGTTTGATAAACCTAATACTcttaaaatttgagttcaaactcgaaAATATAGAATTTTTATACCCAAACTCAAACGAACTTAATTCGAATATACTCTTAGTTATCACTCATGTGCAATATAACAAAGTTTTATAAACCAATCAAAAAAATACATGTCGTCTTGTGAACTTGATATAAACAAACGAAAAGTTTACACTTTTACTGGTCATGTAGGCAGATGAAttatatatagattaaaaacAAGTCTCAGTTGATTATCATCCaaaaagaaaacagagaaaaagaTAACAAATAACGAATTATAATCCAGAAAGCTATGAGCCAAGGTATAAGTGAACACCAATTGCGAACAAGAAGATGCAGATGAAACCAAAGTAAAGAATGGAATGAAGCAGAATGGAAGCTCCACTCGTCTGAAAATTCCCAAACTCTATACAACCGTTACGACCTGGAAATTGACAAAGCAAGCCCGGCGTCAGAAGGATGAAGAGCACCACCGCCACAAAAACAGGTCCCCAATCTGACATCTTGGTGGGTATGGTTCAGAACTATGGCTCAAATGACAAGTAATTTTTTTGAGTGGAAATGAAATATGAAAGAGGAGGGTATTTATTATAAGGGACATGTAATGTATTGCTTTAGGAAGAAGGGACAAGAAATCGGTAACTTAGAAAAGCAAAGGTTAAAGAATCAAGCAATTGGGATTcacatttcattttttttctcacatCATCACTTGCACTACCATTCCAGTCCCGTGAAGCTTCATCAATTTCACGTTCACTACAGAACAGTACCTTATGTTTCTGGGAATCTGGTTTGCTTGGTGAGTTGAAAATCCTGGCTTTTGCTTTTATAGGTATCCTTCTTAATCACGCTATGCTAAAGCAGGATTGAAATTTGATTCCATAATGTTTGCCAGAGACTGAGCCTGTGGCTGTGGCTGTGGCTGCGGCTTTGGTGTCCTGTCCCCacactttttcaaaatttaacaaatcagTAGGTAGCCCTGTTTGACGAGGGTCTTTGTGCCCAAATGCCCATTATGCTCatcattcttctttctttctttcttaaaaattcaaagaaattagGCTCCAACTCACACCGATcaattactttaaaatattattgacttAAACTTATCATGTTACAACTTATCATGACCACGGTCCATGAGTGGTGGGCTCAAATAAAAGCATGCATATTGGAGATGACTCATAAAACATACTAAAATTGCTCGTTTTGTTTCTCATTGTCCTTACGAAATTACATAATTcagattacaaaaataaaaagattaaaaaattgattgtggtgagatttttttttttctattttaacttttttcgaTGGGTATGTCGAGAGGTTGCTTctggaaaatggaaaaaaacaTCAACAACTAGCCCATTAACCTATCTGATTgaaaggaaaaattgaaaatatatgcatttctctctttcttttctgtcTAAATAATCTCATCTCACTCGTGCCAACTTAGTCTCATTATTTCCCATAAttacgtgtgtgtgtgtatatatatatatatattaaattaatataatatattagatatattatGTGATATGATGCATGTTCAATAATaaagtatatattattgatatagataaatatattttttttaaaaatgatgatgCAAATAAAGtgcatataaaatattttaaatttttaaaaatgtttatgatattttccaaaataatgatataataattaaagatttttattatttttaaatattaaatattttattttttaaatacatattttataatataatgcaaaaaaattatatttttaatatataatatggtagATGATTTAACAACTATACACTAAATCCATAGTCACCAAAAacatttttagatatatttttgtaaactctatataacatataaaaactAGTCAAATGTATAATGAGATAGTGAACACCCAAGATCACTTATGCCCATGTTAAACAAATACGTCAAATCTAACTACACCTACCTCTCACAACATTATATCCTCGTTAGCTTTTTATacctttttaaatatttaattgaatataaaaataatgtttcagtattattataatttaataatttttcaattaaaaataaaataatatttaatcaacaataatataattttcttaatcaattaatcaaagtttaattttctaaataaattagttagagtttgattttttcaatcaatcgAATTTGGTTTTTTCAATCATCCAATATAATACGATAATATTcatattatgcatatatttttttttatatatagatattattttttctataaatctttttaatattaaataaaatacaaatcagtatttttctattttaacaaatcaaattataattttttttatccaagcATTTGTTTGGATTGGCTTGAGATTTTTCCTCGGTGCACGCCCGTACCTATATTCAATGAAGTTGTGCTGCTATTTGATACTAATTTTGATAACCCAGCGACCTTTTCAATAAAGTAATGGACCGAGAAAGAGGAAAACGATAAGGTTGTTTGGCGGAGGAAGAGGACCCCGTTGGAGACAGTAGCAATAAAATGcctctgttttttattttttaaagtaaaaaaaatattaaatcaaaaaaaccaaaaaacccTCAAAGAAGAGCTCGAAGTAACTTAAGCCCATCCTTTCCACAGGGTAAAGCAGCAGACCCAAAACAAAAGCTGGCAAAAAGCTTacataataattacaaaagaaCCTACTCAAGAAAAGGCCACTACTAGTTGTCACAAATTTGgttttctcctcctcctcctccttttGCAAGCTTATGTTAGGTGTCGACTGTGGCACATATTTTCCAACTCGATATTTGTTATCAGAAAGTGACACCCCCCTTGATTCAaactttactaatttttttttgtggcCCAATTAAACCTACTTGTCTTATACTTGAAAGAGAAAGCTTTGTTTGATACATGAATATACATATCTAAATCAGCAATCAAGATAGATATTACCATTTCTATCCTAACTATAGTATTCTTGGAGAGATATCACAGATCCACCACTCAATTATTCTTCTGTGTTAATACAATGGTTAAAAATTTCTCTACGTAGagtaacattaattatattttttattgaataaaaatagataattaaatagtttaatatcaatttttagataaatttaaattattaataaaaataaatataatatacttaaaagttatgatataattaaataacatatgtATAAGTCTTGAGATTTATTGAACTTTAATAGGGTCAATGAACTTACTATATATTGGACAAGTTTCTACTTCAAACCCTGGATAGTATAACTGTAGTATAACTTATCCTGTTGATGATCGCgataattttatgaattcaaattgtatgacgattgatttattttataaccCAAATTTAAGAAATAGATGATTAAATCATATCAAGAGTTTATCTCGATAGGTTTATGGAGTGAAAGATTAAATCACATCCAAGATATTTTTATAAccctaacaaatttaataaatttaggatttatttattttattcggtttatataaaataagtctTATCACTCGTACGTCCATTTATCCCTGGCTAATTATACTCACTAACATGattgtaaaaattattattttttttttgtataaaaaagaaatattatatttattttttaaacaccaaaaaatataacaaattactCTTCTAAATACTACCCTTTTCTTGAATTTCAGGCAGCAATCTTAAATATTAGtaatatagtaatattattattaccatAAATAACACATCATCGTCACGACGCCAcctttatgtttttgttgttttccgTGTAAATCCGTAGAAGCTCCAAATGAACTTCCTATAAATTCACTAGAAATAGGCAAAAAGGTTCTATTTTGCATCTCCCTAAgttgatttttcattaaaaaaatatctactTTCATTCAGCAAACAAACTCAACGATCAGAGAAGAGCATTGAAAGATGGGAACTTTTCGTGAAAGATTTGTTTCGTTTATCAATAATAGATGGCTGGTGTTTGTGGCTGCAATGTGGATACAATCTTGGGCCGGGATTGGGTACTTGTTTGGGAGCATATCGCCTGTGATAAAGAGTTCATTGAACTATAATCAGAGGCAGGTGGCGCGGCTTGGTGTGGCTAAGGATCTTGGAGATAGTGTTGGATTTTTGGCTGGTGGCTTGTGCGAGGTTCTGCCTATGTGGGGAGCTCTTCTTTTTGGTGCTCTGCAGAATTTCATTGGTTTTGGTTGGGTTTGGTTGATTGTCACTGGTCGGGCTCCTGCTTTGCCTTTGTGGGCTGTGAGTATTAATCAATactatagattttttttttttatctttagctGTTGTTGATATTTGATCTGTGATACGATGacttaaaagtttttttttcttttacttgtaTCAAAATTCTTGCTCGTTAAGCTTGACTTTCatgattggattttttttgtttcatttttgttgCTTGTGCTGTGATGTTTAATCTAAGTTTGCACCTTTTTTTACCCTTTGGAATTTCTAAACATGTGGTGAACTCTTTGTTTAAGCATGTTCCTTAAATCTTTGAAAATCGAAGGGTTTTTACAGGATGGATGTTTTTGACATGTCCTCTATTGTTGTTGATTTGGAAAGGCTTTTAAtgcatattttctttcttctctcaaaatcatactcaattTCTATGAATGAtgcattttctttctgtttttgcCACTAATAGTCTGTGAGTTGATTTCCTATACTTTTGAGTTGGGTGCTGATTTCCGTTTACTTTCTTTAAGTTCTTGAATGCATACTTCTGATCAGAGAACTTGCGTTTCTGGCGGTTAATAGGACTTTTAATGCAGTTTGACTGCTTGTTTGTTTCCAAGAAAGTGTGTTATTAGTTTTGCCACAACTTTTGATGTGCTTCtgattgattgaataaattgagTGATTAATTTTTTCACCATCATTTACAAATTTTGGTTTCTGGAACCAAGGTGTGCATTAATCATGAGGCTGCCGGattaggaagaaaaaaaagtattttattatgttataagttgcatcttttattttattttttaagattatcaaGTACTCAACTGAAGGTTTGTGCAT from Mangifera indica cultivar Alphonso chromosome 8, CATAS_Mindica_2.1, whole genome shotgun sequence includes:
- the LOC123222338 gene encoding uncharacterized protein LOC123222338 → MSADWGPVVVSVVLFILLSPGLLFQLPARTRIIEFGNMYTSGIAILIHAIIYFCIITILIIAVGIHIHSD
- the LOC123222340 gene encoding uncharacterized protein LOC123222340; the encoded protein is MADWGPVIIGVVLFVLLQPGLLFQLPGHSRPLEFGSMKTNGKAIAVHTLIFFALYAILILAVHVHIYTG
- the LOC123222341 gene encoding uncharacterized protein LOC123222341, producing MQDWAAPLIAAALFAFLAPGLLLQIPGRNRPVDFLNMKTSVAAIFVHTILYGLFLILFLIVLHVHLYA
- the LOC123222339 gene encoding uncharacterized protein LOC123222339, translated to MSDWGPVFVAVVLFILLTPGLLCQFPGRNGCIEFGNFQTSGASILLHSILYFGFICIFLFAIGVHLYLGS